From the Alloalcanivorax dieselolei B5 genome, one window contains:
- a CDS encoding alpha/beta fold hydrolase, with translation MANATEQRVEANGLTFHVSEYGERGRPAIILLHGFPECGYSWRYQAPFLAGQGYHVLVPDLRGYGYSDAPKEPMAYRQSELVKDVIGILDAFGAGQAVVIGHDWGCALAWQVAREYPQRVRAVVGLSVPYPGIGPRRPTEQMRQAFGERFFYQLYFQQPQIPEQELEADVRDFLRRMYHALSGPGMREKHRAAKPVTGFLDILQPPQGPQPSWMTESDLDVYVERFENSGLTGPINWYRAMDASWEEQHADGRQRIQPTALFIGGEEDPVIQFAAKALERMPSQMDDLTEVIILDGIGHWIQMEAPDQVNQHLKTFLDGLGN, from the coding sequence ATGGCAAACGCTACAGAGCAGCGCGTGGAAGCAAACGGTCTCACGTTCCACGTCAGTGAATACGGTGAACGGGGCCGTCCCGCCATTATTCTGTTGCACGGTTTCCCCGAGTGCGGGTACTCCTGGCGTTATCAGGCGCCCTTTCTCGCCGGGCAAGGCTATCACGTGCTGGTACCGGATCTGCGCGGCTACGGCTACAGCGACGCGCCCAAGGAGCCGATGGCCTACCGGCAAAGCGAACTGGTCAAGGACGTGATCGGCATTCTCGATGCTTTCGGCGCCGGGCAAGCAGTGGTGATCGGCCACGACTGGGGCTGTGCCCTGGCCTGGCAGGTGGCCCGTGAGTATCCGCAACGGGTCCGTGCCGTGGTCGGACTTTCCGTTCCTTATCCCGGCATCGGTCCGCGCCGGCCTACCGAGCAAATGCGCCAGGCCTTCGGCGAGCGTTTCTTCTACCAACTGTATTTCCAGCAACCACAAATCCCGGAACAGGAACTGGAAGCGGATGTGCGCGATTTCCTGCGCCGTATGTATCATGCGTTATCCGGCCCCGGTATGCGGGAAAAACACCGCGCCGCCAAGCCAGTCACCGGCTTCCTGGACATTCTGCAGCCCCCGCAAGGGCCGCAACCGTCCTGGATGACCGAGTCGGATCTGGATGTCTATGTGGAACGCTTCGAAAACAGCGGCCTGACCGGACCGATCAACTGGTACCGGGCCATGGACGCATCCTGGGAAGAACAGCATGCCGACGGCCGCCAGCGTATCCAGCCCACCGCCCTGTTCATTGGTGGCGAGGAAGATCCGGTGATCCAGTTCGCCGCCAAGGCACTGGAGCGCATGCCGTCACAGATGGACGACCTCACTGAGGTCATCATCCTCGACGGCATCGGCCATTGGATTCAGATG
- a CDS encoding DUF1302 domain-containing protein, with the protein MRIRVLAGVACTLGTLPLCMPAWAGENQLGEDASVAWTVKGALGTAMRVQSANKDLLFAPDVPSGGQTNSAVADDGNMNYDAGDLVNGVAQLFGRFDFKYRNYGAVISAKAWYDYVLKEQDVPHGHFPNDYQPDTPLNDDDFDRRARFSGGNLQEAYVYGNFEVNGRPLSVKVGDQFLMWGRSLYSRGSLSSLNAVDLAALHRPGSGYQEYLIPSGMVSLEFSPFEHLSAKAFYQYDWEKAVLDGCGTFYSSLDNTAIGCNGTFSGSTPLPSQDAKEQDLYFVREGDDDARGNGQYGFKFDYQFAKARAKVGAYYFNYHMRLPIYSTRKLDTPSAQPAPFNQVHYFYEYPEDIKVFGLTADKTFAGIGNLSMNLSYLKDMPIQINTSDLTSQTASSTLGGNNAKVPSGTQDYINGVASGDVVHGYREFDIQRAEFTFTTVIPEFLKAQKTVLSLQTAFEWIPDLPSTSEMRFRRHTQYGVGDPGDKGYVADFSWGYQVSVKSTYANLIGPVTVTPGLSFRHGVDGYASDDALQEDQRSLGLSLGFDYRNTTTTLSYTTYNDQAYSTVSDRDYVALSTSVTF; encoded by the coding sequence ATGAGGATAAGAGTCTTGGCCGGGGTGGCCTGCACCCTCGGCACCCTGCCCCTGTGTATGCCGGCCTGGGCCGGCGAAAACCAACTGGGCGAGGACGCCAGCGTCGCCTGGACGGTGAAGGGCGCCCTCGGTACCGCCATGCGGGTGCAGTCCGCCAACAAGGACCTGCTGTTCGCGCCGGACGTGCCCAGTGGCGGCCAAACCAATTCGGCGGTGGCCGACGACGGCAATATGAACTACGACGCCGGCGATCTGGTCAATGGCGTGGCGCAATTGTTCGGTCGCTTCGACTTCAAATACCGAAATTATGGCGCGGTGATCAGCGCCAAGGCCTGGTATGACTATGTCCTCAAGGAACAGGACGTTCCCCATGGCCATTTCCCCAACGACTATCAGCCGGATACGCCGCTCAACGATGACGACTTCGACCGGCGCGCCCGATTTTCCGGCGGCAACCTTCAGGAAGCTTACGTTTACGGTAACTTCGAGGTGAACGGCCGGCCGTTGTCGGTGAAGGTCGGGGATCAGTTCCTGATGTGGGGCCGCAGCCTGTATTCCCGTGGTTCACTGTCGTCATTGAACGCGGTGGATCTGGCCGCATTGCACCGGCCGGGCTCCGGTTATCAGGAATATCTGATTCCCTCCGGCATGGTGAGCCTGGAATTCAGTCCGTTCGAGCACCTTTCCGCCAAGGCTTTCTACCAATATGACTGGGAGAAAGCCGTGCTGGACGGCTGCGGGACTTTCTATTCCTCCCTGGACAACACCGCCATTGGCTGTAACGGCACCTTCTCCGGCAGCACACCGCTACCGAGCCAGGACGCCAAGGAACAGGACCTGTATTTCGTGCGGGAAGGAGACGACGACGCTCGCGGCAACGGCCAGTACGGCTTCAAGTTCGACTACCAGTTCGCCAAAGCCAGGGCCAAGGTCGGCGCCTATTATTTCAACTACCACATGCGTTTGCCGATCTACTCCACCCGTAAACTGGATACGCCCAGTGCACAGCCGGCACCGTTCAACCAGGTACACTATTTCTACGAATATCCGGAAGACATCAAGGTGTTTGGTCTGACCGCCGACAAGACCTTCGCCGGCATCGGCAACCTGTCCATGAACCTGAGCTACCTGAAGGACATGCCGATCCAGATCAACACCTCGGACCTGACCTCGCAAACCGCCAGCAGCACTCTCGGCGGTAACAACGCCAAAGTACCCTCCGGCACTCAGGACTACATCAACGGCGTTGCATCGGGCGATGTGGTTCACGGCTACCGGGAGTTCGACATCCAGCGAGCCGAGTTCACCTTCACCACGGTAATTCCTGAGTTTCTCAAGGCGCAAAAAACAGTGCTGTCCCTGCAAACCGCGTTTGAATGGATTCCGGACTTGCCCAGCACCAGCGAGATGCGTTTCCGCCGTCACACCCAGTACGGCGTCGGCGACCCGGGCGACAAAGGCTACGTAGCCGATTTCAGCTGGGGCTATCAGGTCTCGGTGAAATCCACCTACGCCAACCTGATTGGTCCGGTCACCGTAACCCCGGGACTGTCGTTCCGTCATGGCGTGGACGGTTACGCCAGCGATGACGCCCTGCAGGAAGACCAGCGCTCGCTGGGCCTGTCGCTGGGCTTCGATTACCGCAACACCACCACCACGCTGTCCTACACCACTTATAATGATCAGGCCTACAGCACCGTATCCGATCGTGATTACGTGGCCCTGAGCACCAGCGTGACCTTCTGA